A genomic window from Catenulispora sp. MAP5-51 includes:
- a CDS encoding SigE family RNA polymerase sigma factor, with product MLGRLTDDELADFTEFAHARQRHLMRTAYLLCGNSQSAQDLTQTALLDLCRAWRRVQRVDDVDAYAHRVLINAYRTAARKTDRERKALWRKAWESGWPEDRAAPDRAIGVRLSLLAALDRLPPRARAVVVLRYWEDLSVEATAAALGCSAGTVKSQSSRALARLRVLLGDGFAATDSEHWEISYGN from the coding sequence GTGTTAGGCAGGCTCACCGACGACGAGCTCGCGGACTTCACCGAGTTCGCCCACGCCCGGCAACGGCACCTGATGCGGACGGCGTACCTGCTGTGCGGGAACAGCCAAAGCGCACAGGACCTGACGCAGACGGCGCTGCTGGATCTGTGCCGCGCGTGGCGGCGGGTGCAGCGCGTCGACGACGTCGACGCGTACGCCCACCGGGTCCTCATCAACGCCTACCGGACCGCGGCGCGCAAGACGGACCGGGAGCGCAAAGCCTTGTGGCGCAAGGCCTGGGAGTCCGGGTGGCCCGAGGACCGAGCCGCCCCGGACCGCGCCATAGGCGTGCGCCTGTCGCTGCTGGCGGCGCTGGACCGGCTGCCGCCGAGGGCGCGGGCCGTGGTGGTGCTGCGGTACTGGGAGGACCTGAGCGTGGAGGCCACGGCCGCCGCGCTCGGGTGCTCGGCCGGCACCGTCAAGAGCCAGTCCTCGCGAGCCCTGGCCCGGCTGCGCGTGCTGCTCGGCGACGGGTTCGCCGCCACCGATTCCGAGCACTGGGAGATCTCGTATGGGAACTGA
- a CDS encoding MFS transporter — protein sequence MKTIINRDFTRLWYGQAVSKVGDYVFNTTLVLWIATKLGNGKSWAPIAVSGVLISGLLAMFAIAPAAGVFADRWNRKRTMLRMDAVRSVLVGGLAIVSFLPADKLPVGIWLTVIYAVVFAVNAAGTFFGPSRMAVVPDVVNGPEEIAKAAGITQSTDALAGMIGPPLAAPLLFAAGVQWAIIINALSYVVSFLAIRSVPIPDNAPTAKAIAESGFWTEFKAGLAFFARTRVLIVVIVSACIANFGGQAMNTLDVFFTTQNLHSAPKLYGLLGMAAGAGAIAGGLLSTRAVARIGTVNTVWTTVGASGILILVYARQTSIWAAIPIVFAGLLPIGMANAAFEPLVIQVTPRAMLGRVVSVLMPFISVTQLGSTVLIGWLMSTVMLHFHTDVAGLHMGPIDTMFTITGLLFVLAGFYAFVMLPRKDTAVPSNQLDASAL from the coding sequence ATGAAAACCATCATCAACCGCGATTTCACCAGGCTCTGGTACGGCCAGGCGGTGTCAAAGGTCGGGGACTACGTCTTCAACACGACGCTGGTCCTGTGGATCGCCACGAAGCTGGGAAACGGCAAGAGCTGGGCCCCGATCGCCGTGTCCGGGGTTCTCATCTCAGGCCTGCTGGCGATGTTCGCCATCGCCCCGGCGGCCGGCGTCTTCGCCGACCGCTGGAACCGGAAGCGGACGATGCTGCGGATGGACGCGGTCCGGTCCGTCCTGGTCGGCGGGCTCGCGATCGTCTCCTTCCTGCCCGCCGACAAGCTTCCGGTGGGGATCTGGCTCACCGTGATCTACGCCGTCGTCTTCGCGGTCAACGCGGCGGGGACGTTCTTCGGCCCGTCGCGCATGGCCGTCGTCCCCGACGTGGTGAACGGTCCGGAGGAGATCGCCAAGGCGGCCGGCATCACCCAGTCCACCGACGCGCTGGCCGGCATGATCGGCCCGCCGTTGGCCGCGCCGTTGTTGTTCGCCGCCGGCGTGCAGTGGGCGATCATCATCAATGCCCTGTCTTACGTGGTCTCCTTCCTGGCGATCCGCTCGGTCCCGATCCCGGACAACGCCCCGACCGCCAAAGCCATCGCCGAATCCGGCTTCTGGACCGAGTTCAAGGCGGGACTGGCCTTCTTCGCCAGGACCCGGGTGCTGATCGTCGTGATCGTCTCGGCCTGCATCGCCAACTTCGGCGGCCAGGCGATGAACACGCTCGACGTCTTCTTCACCACCCAGAACCTGCACTCCGCGCCCAAGCTCTACGGCCTGCTCGGAATGGCGGCCGGCGCCGGGGCCATCGCGGGCGGTCTGCTGTCCACCCGGGCGGTGGCGCGGATCGGCACGGTGAACACGGTCTGGACGACGGTCGGGGCCTCCGGCATCCTGATCCTGGTCTACGCCCGGCAGACGTCCATCTGGGCCGCGATCCCCATCGTCTTCGCGGGCCTGCTGCCCATCGGGATGGCCAACGCCGCCTTCGAGCCGCTGGTCATCCAGGTGACGCCGCGGGCGATGCTGGGCCGCGTGGTCTCGGTGCTGATGCCGTTCATCAGCGTCACCCAGCTCGGCTCGACCGTGCTGATCGGCTGGCTGATGAGCACGGTCATGCTCCACTTCCACACCGACGTCGCCGGACTGCACATGGGGCCGATCGACACCATGTTCACGATCACCGGCCTGCTGTTCGTCCTCGCCGGGTTCTACGCCTTCGTCATGCTGCCGCGCAAAGACACGGCCGTCCCGAGCAACCAACTGGACGCCTCAGCACTCTGA
- a CDS encoding cell wall-binding repeat-containing protein — protein sequence MKRRTSSLLTAVALVSGAAASTLAAVPAQAAANSGTCASGFEKQGPISFNPSAAVAPATIAISVAGNTIDSSNGCKAVLDFGDGSSAALSTDQDVSHVYQNAGDYRVTLTLQWPGYSPAVESGHLLVGGAAGQAQITRIAGVDRLDTAVKISQKQWLTADPKSSWGQAQTAVIATSGTFPDALAGGPLAAYKRGPLLLTPSNSGLYGPANDEINRVVPKGRTVFILGGYAAVPASVDQQLINEGYKVQRFAGQTRFDTALQVAKFGLGDPANVVVATGTDFPDALSAGPLAAGPRATEVAGQQPQPAAIILTNGSSFFDPTTSAYVKSKLGTSNCKAVTAVGGSAVHALHALAAGQCDSELYGANRYETSAKVFGEFDLTYLVGVASGTTFADALTGAAYVANVQQPLLLTDPNSLPDSIGAYFDAMGKQAGISYVDVFGGSKAITDTVYQQITDAAHTGQYNP from the coding sequence ATGAAACGCAGAACATCCAGCCTGCTCACCGCCGTCGCGCTGGTGTCGGGAGCGGCCGCCTCGACGCTGGCGGCCGTGCCGGCGCAGGCCGCGGCCAACTCGGGAACCTGTGCCTCAGGCTTTGAGAAGCAGGGCCCGATCAGCTTCAACCCGTCGGCCGCGGTGGCTCCCGCGACCATCGCGATCAGCGTCGCCGGCAACACCATCGACTCGAGCAACGGCTGCAAGGCCGTCCTGGACTTCGGCGACGGCTCGTCGGCCGCGCTGTCGACGGACCAGGACGTCTCGCACGTCTATCAGAACGCCGGCGACTATCGCGTCACCCTGACACTCCAGTGGCCGGGCTACTCCCCGGCGGTCGAGAGCGGGCACCTCCTCGTCGGCGGCGCCGCCGGCCAGGCGCAGATCACCCGGATCGCGGGCGTGGACCGGCTGGACACCGCGGTGAAGATCTCCCAGAAGCAGTGGCTGACGGCGGACCCGAAGAGCAGCTGGGGCCAGGCCCAGACCGCGGTCATCGCGACCTCGGGCACGTTCCCGGACGCGCTGGCCGGCGGCCCGCTGGCCGCCTACAAGCGCGGTCCTCTGCTGCTGACGCCGTCGAACTCGGGCCTGTACGGCCCGGCCAACGACGAGATCAACCGCGTCGTCCCCAAGGGCCGCACCGTCTTCATCCTCGGCGGCTACGCGGCGGTCCCGGCCTCGGTGGACCAGCAGCTGATCAACGAGGGCTACAAGGTCCAGCGCTTCGCCGGCCAGACCCGTTTCGACACCGCGCTGCAGGTCGCGAAGTTCGGCCTCGGCGACCCGGCGAACGTGGTGGTGGCCACCGGCACCGACTTCCCCGACGCGCTGTCGGCCGGCCCGCTGGCCGCCGGACCCCGGGCCACCGAGGTCGCCGGCCAGCAGCCGCAGCCGGCCGCCATCATCCTGACCAACGGCTCAAGCTTCTTCGACCCGACCACCTCGGCGTACGTGAAGAGCAAGCTCGGCACCTCGAACTGCAAGGCGGTCACGGCCGTCGGCGGCTCGGCGGTGCACGCGCTGCACGCGCTGGCCGCCGGGCAGTGCGACAGCGAGCTGTACGGCGCGAACCGCTACGAGACCTCGGCGAAGGTCTTCGGCGAGTTCGACCTGACCTACCTGGTCGGCGTGGCCAGCGGCACCACCTTCGCCGACGCCCTGACCGGCGCCGCGTACGTGGCGAACGTGCAGCAGCCGCTGCTGCTGACCGACCCGAACAGCCTGCCCGACTCGATCGGCGCCTACTTCGACGCGATGGGCAAGCAGGCCGGGATCTCCTACGTGGACGTCTTCGGCGGGTCGAAGGCGATCACGGACACCGTGTACCAGCAGATCACCGACGCCGCCCACACGGGCCAGTACAACCCGTGA